The Sulfurirhabdus autotrophica genome has a window encoding:
- a CDS encoding SHOCT domain-containing protein: protein MWMNYDGYGMGWHWLGWLGMAFFWLIPILLVLVVVKYLMGSRLSNATDGDKKPDALAVLEERYARGEIDREEYLLKRNDLKQG from the coding sequence ATGTGGATGAATTATGACGGTTACGGTATGGGCTGGCATTGGTTGGGGTGGCTAGGGATGGCGTTTTTCTGGCTGATTCCGATATTGCTGGTGCTGGTGGTGGTGAAGTATCTGATGGGAAGCCGTCTTTCGAACGCCACGGATGGTGACAAAAAGCCCGATGCGCTGGCCGTCCTGGAAGAAAGGTATGCTCGAGGAGAAATCGATCGCGAAGAGTACTTGTTAAAACGTAATGACTTGAAGCAAGGTTGA
- a CDS encoding DUF302 domain-containing protein — MTEALRGEGFGILSDIDIAGAMKKKLNLDMSPYRILGACNPPLAHRALESEASIGLLLPCNVVVRQDEAGEVHVEFMDPNAVMDLVGKPEITALASEVRLKLVKALQAL, encoded by the coding sequence GTGACCGAAGCACTCCGGGGCGAGGGCTTCGGCATACTCTCCGATATTGACATCGCGGGCGCAATGAAGAAGAAGCTCAACCTGGACATGTCGCCTTACCGAATACTGGGTGCGTGTAATCCACCTTTGGCGCACCGCGCTCTGGAAAGCGAAGCATCCATCGGTTTGCTCCTTCCTTGTAACGTCGTGGTGCGGCAGGATGAAGCCGGGGAGGTTCATGTGGAATTCATGGATCCGAATGCGGTAATGGATCTGGTTGGCAAGCCTGAAATCACAGCGTTGGCCAGTGAGGTTAGGCTAAAGCTGGTTAAAGCACTTCAAGCTTTGTAG